One stretch of Punica granatum isolate Tunisia-2019 chromosome 5, ASM765513v2, whole genome shotgun sequence DNA includes these proteins:
- the LOC116206611 gene encoding serine incorporator 3 has protein sequence MSCLASCLFASTCGLCTSVASEVSRRSARLAYCGLFGLSLVVAWVLREVAAPLLKHISWINTSSHSKAWFQMQAVLRVSLGNFLFFGILALIMIGIKDQNDRRDSWQHGGWIAKMVIWLLLVVLMFFLPNVVISIYATISKFGAALFLLVQVLILLDFTHSWNDAWVEKDEQKWYIALLAVSIGCYIAAFTIGGILFIWFNPSGHDCGLNVFFMVMSLILPVIFTGVALHPKVNGSLLPASVVSVYCAYVCFTALSCEPRDYACNGLHGKSKAVSTGTLILGMLTTVLSVLYSAFRAGSSTTFLSPPSSPRSGAKAPLLKAEDVEEGTDKEDKKEAEARPVSYSYSFFHLIFALASMYAGMLLSDWTSSSDSSDLVDVGWTSVWVRICTEWVTAGLYIWTVIAPLLFPDREFF, from the exons ATGTCGTGCTTGGCGTCTTGCTTGTTCGCCTCCACGTGCGGGCTCTGCACCTCCGTGGCGTCGGAGGTCTCCCGGCGGTCGGCCAGGCTCGCCTACTGCGGCCTATTCGGCCTCTCCCTCGTCGTCGCCTGGGTCCTCCGAGAAGTCGCCGCTCCCCTCCTCAAGCATATCTCAT GGATAAATACTTCTTCGCATTCAAAGGCATGGTTTCAGATGCAAGCGGTTCTTCGGGTGAGCCTGGGAAATTTCCTGTTCTTTGGGATACTCGCTCTCATAATGATTGGGATAAAGGACCAAAATGATAGGCGCGATTCGTGGCAGCATGGTGGATGGATTGCAAAGATGGTGATCTGGCTCTTGCTAGTCGTCCTCATGTTCTTCCTTCCGAATGTGGTCATCTCGATCTATG CAACTATCTCAAAATTTGGTGCGGCCTTGTTTCTTCTGGTTCAAGTGCTTATATTATTAGACTTCACCCATTCATGGAATGATGCATGGGTCGAAAAAGATGAACAGAAATG GTATATAGCTTTGCTGGCAGTATCAATTGGGTGCTACATCGCAGCATTTACAATTGGTGGGATCCTGTTCATTTGGTTCAATCCTTCAGGGCATGACTGCGGCCTCAACGTCTTCTTCATGGTTATGTCCTTGATTCTTCCGGTCATATTTACTGGAGTTGCATTACATCCTAAG GTGAACGGAAGTCTCTTGCCTGCTTCAGTGGTATCAGTCTACTGTGCTTATGTGTGCTTTACTGCTCTATCCTGTGAGCCTCGAGATTATGCATGCAATGGTCTGCATGGCAAGTCAAAAGCAGTCTCCACTGGGACCCTTATTCTGGGAATGCTAACGACGGTGCTCTCCGTCTTGTACTCTGCCTTTCGTGCTGGATCCTCGACGACATTCCTGAGCCCGCCATCTTCACCCAGATCAG GGGCAAAGGCGCCTCTTCTCAAGGCCGAAGATGTGGAAGAAGGGACAGATAAGGAGGACAAGAAGGAAGCAGAGGCGAGACCTGTCAGTTATTCTTACTCTTTCTTCCACTTAATATTTGCTCTCGCGAGCATGTACGCAGGTATGCTTCTCTCCGACTGGACGAGCTCGTCCGACAGCTCCGACCTCGTTGACGTGGGCTGGACTTCCGTTTGGGTCCGTATCTGTACCGAGTGGGTCACAGCTGGACTTTATATCTGGACAGTCATTGCCCCGCTCCTTTTCCCCGATCGCGAGTTCTTCTAG